The following coding sequences lie in one Myxococcus xanthus genomic window:
- a CDS encoding HEAT repeat domain-containing protein: protein MPAGGPGMWRDFDGRRRPCHRRGPVPPSVRLVLLLSLLLPWTALSGPASAAKRNSRRADTDAVIQTVVQGGAVPAAVSRLRFLREEAYAAREIATTLRTVHEERLRRNLTAVLAGLGTRAAEPTLAGLASDEDSAVRMYAAQGLAKLNSRLTQVLVPLLEDKSSGVRREAARALGASRNPKMGVLLVKTARKEPELEVRAALLAAAGEAGDAKQAPALKEFLASDSESTRFAAARGLCRLGSPEGFAFAGKLLGSDDRFVRRQGLELYEGVSAKKASPALKPLLEDKDRALAASAARILHEGGDASMLEWLVLASWNAKSDEKLAYERELETLQLRDDRRKAILRKAGVAQ from the coding sequence GTGCCGGCCGGGGGACCGGGCATGTGGCGGGACTTTGACGGCCGGCGCCGCCCTTGCCATCGTCGGGGGCCCGTGCCTCCGTCCGTCCGCCTCGTCCTCCTGCTCTCGCTGCTCCTCCCCTGGACCGCCCTGTCCGGACCGGCGTCCGCCGCCAAGCGGAACTCCCGGCGCGCGGACACGGACGCGGTCATCCAGACCGTGGTGCAGGGGGGCGCCGTCCCCGCGGCCGTCTCCCGCTTGCGTTTCCTGCGCGAGGAGGCCTACGCGGCCCGGGAAATCGCCACCACGCTGCGCACCGTCCACGAGGAGCGGCTGCGCCGCAACCTCACCGCGGTGCTGGCGGGGCTGGGAACGCGCGCCGCCGAGCCCACCCTCGCGGGTCTGGCGTCGGACGAGGACAGCGCGGTGCGGATGTACGCCGCGCAGGGCCTGGCGAAGCTCAACAGCCGGCTCACCCAGGTGCTGGTGCCGCTGCTGGAGGACAAGAGCAGCGGGGTCCGCCGCGAGGCGGCGCGGGCCCTGGGCGCCTCGCGAAATCCGAAGATGGGCGTCCTGCTGGTGAAGACCGCCCGGAAGGAGCCGGAGTTGGAGGTGCGCGCGGCCCTGCTCGCCGCCGCGGGGGAGGCCGGGGACGCCAAGCAGGCGCCGGCCCTCAAGGAGTTCCTCGCCAGCGATTCGGAGAGCACCCGCTTCGCGGCGGCGCGCGGCCTGTGCCGGCTGGGCTCGCCGGAGGGCTTCGCCTTCGCGGGCAAGCTGCTCGGCTCGGACGACCGCTTCGTGCGCCGGCAGGGCCTGGAGCTCTACGAAGGCGTCAGCGCGAAGAAGGCTTCGCCCGCGCTCAAGCCGCTGCTGGAGGACAAGGACCGCGCGCTGGCCGCCAGCGCCGCCCGCATCCTCCACGAGGGCGGGGACGCGTCGATGCTGGAGTGGCTGGTGCTGGCGTCGTGGAACGCGAAGTCCGACGAGAAGCTCGCGTACGAGCGGGAGCTGGAGACGCTCCAACTGCGTGACGACCGGCGCAAGGCCATCCTCCGCAAGGCGGGTGTCGCGCAATGA
- a CDS encoding DUF4398 domain-containing protein, translated as MKKLMALVAVSGTLTACGPVKSTANILDAEVQIQAARTAGAEKLAPYEWTAANLYIGKAREEVGYSDYQAGVDFAVKASRYANEAREKAMAVAGSTEPGGRTPNP; from the coding sequence ATGAAGAAGCTGATGGCGTTGGTGGCGGTGTCGGGGACGCTCACCGCGTGCGGCCCCGTGAAGTCCACCGCGAATATCCTGGACGCTGAAGTGCAGATTCAGGCCGCGCGCACCGCCGGGGCGGAGAAGCTCGCGCCCTACGAGTGGACCGCCGCCAACCTGTACATCGGCAAGGCCCGCGAGGAGGTGGGGTACTCCGACTATCAAGCCGGCGTTGACTTCGCCGTGAAGGCCTCCCGCTACGCCAACGAGGCCCGCGAGAAGGCCATGGCCGTGGCCGGAAGCACCGAGCCCGGCGGCCGTACTCCGAACCCGTGA
- a CDS encoding OmpA family protein, translating to MTRPSLVTLLPLLFSLSCVSGSKIRADTEVLSANVERARRSGALRCAPVELATAEAHLDFARGELSQGNSGRADTHARTADAAVNRALELSKNCGPRQVLVRDRPEASQPQQPQQPQQPQVVVRIEETDSDGDGILDKDDPCPDQAEDMDGFQDEDGCPDPDNDNDGVLDGNDKCPLTPGVPENQGCPAEAPKDRDGDGIPDNEDKCPDQAEDKDGFQDEDGCPDLDNDGDGIVDTADKCPNEAGPMQNLGCPIVDKDGDGILDVDDKCPDEPEDKDGFQDEDGCPDLDNDGDGTPDVQDKCPNDAGPAENGGCPDKDTDGDGIVDRLDACPEEPGVQEERGCAKQYKMVVIKRDRIEIKKQILFSSGSHKIYGKQSTAVLDDVAQALRDAPWIKRIRIEGHTDSMGNDASNLRLSQRRADAVMAQLIRRGIDPGRVQAVGFGETQPIAPNSTKTGRAMNRRTEFKVAE from the coding sequence ATGACGCGTCCTTCCCTGGTCACGCTGCTTCCCCTCCTCTTCTCCCTCTCCTGTGTCAGCGGCAGCAAGATTCGCGCGGACACGGAGGTGCTCTCGGCCAACGTGGAGCGCGCCCGCCGTAGCGGCGCCCTGCGCTGCGCGCCCGTGGAGTTGGCCACCGCCGAGGCCCACCTCGACTTCGCCCGTGGCGAGCTGAGCCAGGGCAACAGCGGCCGCGCCGACACCCACGCGCGCACCGCCGACGCCGCGGTGAACCGCGCGCTGGAGCTCTCCAAGAACTGTGGCCCGCGCCAGGTGCTGGTCCGCGACCGGCCGGAGGCCTCGCAGCCGCAACAGCCCCAGCAGCCGCAACAGCCGCAGGTGGTGGTCCGTATCGAGGAGACGGACAGCGACGGCGACGGCATCCTGGACAAGGACGACCCCTGCCCCGACCAGGCCGAGGACATGGACGGGTTCCAGGACGAGGACGGCTGCCCCGACCCGGACAACGACAACGACGGCGTGCTGGACGGCAACGACAAGTGCCCGCTCACCCCTGGCGTGCCGGAGAATCAGGGCTGCCCGGCCGAGGCGCCCAAGGACCGCGACGGCGACGGCATCCCCGATAACGAGGACAAGTGCCCCGACCAGGCCGAGGACAAGGACGGCTTCCAGGACGAGGACGGCTGCCCCGACCTGGACAATGACGGCGACGGCATCGTCGACACGGCCGACAAGTGCCCCAACGAGGCCGGCCCCATGCAGAACCTGGGCTGCCCCATCGTCGACAAGGACGGTGACGGCATCCTCGACGTGGACGACAAGTGCCCGGACGAGCCCGAGGACAAGGACGGCTTCCAGGACGAGGACGGCTGCCCCGACCTGGACAATGACGGCGACGGTACGCCGGACGTCCAGGACAAGTGCCCGAACGACGCCGGCCCGGCGGAGAATGGCGGCTGCCCGGACAAGGACACCGACGGTGACGGCATCGTGGACCGGCTGGATGCGTGCCCCGAGGAGCCGGGCGTCCAGGAGGAGCGCGGCTGCGCCAAGCAGTACAAGATGGTCGTCATCAAGCGCGACCGGATTGAAATCAAGAAGCAGATCCTCTTCAGCTCCGGCTCGCACAAGATCTACGGCAAGCAGAGCACCGCGGTGCTCGACGACGTGGCGCAGGCCCTGCGCGACGCGCCGTGGATCAAGCGCATCCGCATCGAGGGCCACACCGACTCGATGGGCAATGACGCCTCCAACCTGCGGCTGTCCCAGCGCCGTGCGGACGCGGTCATGGCGCAGCTCATCCGCCGCGGCATCGACCCGGGCCGCGTCCAGGCCGTGGGCTTTGGCGAGACGCAGCCCATTGCCCCCAACAGCACCAAGACGGGCCGCGCGATGAACCGCCGGACCGAGTTCAAGGTGGCGGAGTAG
- the truD gene encoding tRNA pseudouridine(13) synthase TruD — translation MTDSGWPRLTAEVPGCGGAFKLVPEDFEVEEVPAYLPSGEGEHLYLWVEKRGRDTRELVRALAAALGVSEDDIGVAGMKDRHAITRQLVSVPARAEPKVPEFALDGVQVLWTKRHGNKLRTGHLRGNRFRLRLRDVKDSGAARETFSRLVAQGVPNYFGEQRFGRAGDNADLGRLLVLGQRLPKRPDRFQRKLYLSAFQSRLFNQALAARLHAGTLATALAGDVLRKEETGGLFVCESPEVDGPRVAAFEVSPAGPLFGPKMTASAGAVAELEARLLTEAGVTPEDFKRGGGETEGSRRPYRVRLGSPELTVEKTADGEDLWLTFELPRGAYATEVLHELLKDG, via the coding sequence GTGACGGATTCTGGTTGGCCGCGCCTGACGGCGGAGGTGCCCGGCTGTGGGGGCGCCTTCAAGCTGGTTCCCGAGGACTTCGAGGTCGAGGAGGTTCCCGCCTACCTGCCTTCCGGCGAGGGCGAGCACCTCTACCTCTGGGTGGAGAAGCGGGGCCGTGACACGCGCGAGCTGGTGCGCGCGCTGGCCGCGGCGCTGGGCGTGTCCGAGGACGACATCGGCGTGGCGGGGATGAAGGACCGGCACGCCATCACCCGTCAGTTGGTGTCCGTGCCCGCGCGCGCCGAGCCGAAGGTGCCGGAGTTCGCCCTGGACGGCGTCCAGGTTCTGTGGACGAAGCGCCACGGCAACAAGCTCCGCACCGGGCACCTGCGGGGCAACCGCTTCCGCCTGCGCCTGCGCGACGTGAAGGATTCCGGCGCGGCGCGGGAGACGTTCTCCCGGCTGGTGGCGCAGGGCGTGCCCAACTACTTCGGCGAGCAGCGCTTCGGCCGGGCAGGGGACAACGCCGACCTGGGCCGGTTGCTGGTGCTGGGCCAGCGGCTGCCGAAGCGGCCGGACCGTTTCCAGCGCAAGCTGTACCTGTCCGCCTTCCAGTCGCGCCTCTTCAACCAGGCGCTGGCGGCGCGGCTGCACGCGGGGACGCTGGCCACCGCGCTCGCCGGCGACGTGCTGCGCAAGGAGGAGACGGGCGGCCTCTTCGTGTGCGAGTCACCCGAGGTGGACGGCCCCCGCGTGGCCGCCTTCGAGGTGAGCCCGGCAGGCCCGCTCTTCGGGCCGAAGATGACGGCCTCCGCCGGAGCCGTGGCCGAGCTCGAGGCGCGGCTGCTGACGGAAGCGGGCGTCACGCCGGAGGACTTCAAGCGCGGCGGTGGTGAGACGGAAGGCAGCCGCCGCCCCTACCGCGTCCGCCTGGGCTCGCCCGAGCTGACCGTGGAGAAGACGGCGGACGGCGAGGACCTCTGGCTCACCTTCGAGCTGCCTCGGGGTGCGTATGCCACCGAGGTCCTCCACGAGCTGCTCAAGGACGGCTGA
- a CDS encoding DUF4388 domain-containing protein has translation MTPRFRIDASAQLVPEDRHVPSPLAGRSGTYALMATAPDLLVFSRTPAEGGSIPAPRVVLAGDAGGFPLSDLIAFLSQSRWSGVVRVHSPGGERSVTLREGEVRGASSDDPADRLGEVLVRMGYVERAQVEAALREQPPSKVGRSLVEKGLLKSHDLFKCVTHQVSEIFHAIVLCREGNFFLIDQPVEDKSGHIIQLSTQSLLMDSIRKIDEMAHFRKRIPHGRLYVTRKRASDGKLEEDEDRVLGLLDGRRTILELGHAARLSEFDITKVVFRLLEGGFASVTDKPLMVPGPGVPTPIPQPAERTAQAPARSPARPVVTVDPRPVARVFNFIFREIRDEVAKQGMDREFIAAANAALSGQGLSSSPVLEGLAFAPDGSLPENKLIESFERHRAQLGSEPLATFRQALSDMMFFLLFQAGELLESRADEDLARRVKELLSTLEAS, from the coding sequence ATGACACCCCGCTTCCGCATCGACGCGTCGGCGCAGCTCGTCCCCGAGGACCGGCATGTGCCCTCACCGCTGGCGGGACGCTCGGGGACGTACGCGCTGATGGCGACGGCGCCCGACCTGCTGGTGTTCTCCCGCACGCCCGCGGAGGGCGGCTCCATCCCGGCGCCGCGCGTGGTGCTGGCGGGGGACGCGGGCGGCTTCCCGCTGTCGGACCTCATCGCCTTCCTCAGCCAGTCGCGCTGGAGCGGCGTGGTGCGCGTCCACTCGCCGGGCGGAGAGCGCTCCGTCACCCTGCGCGAGGGTGAGGTGCGCGGCGCCTCCTCCGACGACCCGGCCGACCGGCTGGGCGAGGTGCTGGTACGGATGGGCTACGTGGAGCGCGCCCAGGTGGAGGCGGCGCTGCGCGAGCAACCGCCCTCCAAGGTGGGGCGCTCGCTGGTGGAGAAGGGGCTGCTCAAGTCGCACGACCTCTTCAAGTGCGTCACCCACCAGGTGAGCGAAATCTTCCACGCCATCGTCCTGTGCCGGGAGGGGAACTTCTTCCTCATCGACCAGCCGGTGGAGGACAAGTCCGGTCACATCATCCAGCTGTCCACGCAGAGCCTGCTGATGGACAGCATCCGGAAGATTGACGAGATGGCGCACTTCCGGAAGCGCATCCCCCACGGCCGGCTGTACGTGACGCGCAAGCGCGCCTCGGACGGCAAGCTGGAGGAGGACGAGGACCGGGTGCTGGGCCTGCTCGACGGCCGGCGCACGATTCTGGAGCTGGGGCACGCAGCGCGCCTGTCGGAGTTCGACATCACCAAGGTGGTCTTCCGCCTGCTGGAGGGCGGCTTCGCCTCGGTGACGGACAAGCCGCTGATGGTTCCTGGCCCGGGCGTCCCGACGCCGATTCCCCAGCCGGCCGAGCGCACGGCGCAGGCTCCGGCCCGCTCGCCCGCGCGTCCGGTGGTGACGGTGGATCCGCGCCCGGTGGCCCGCGTCTTCAACTTCATCTTCCGGGAGATTCGCGACGAGGTGGCCAAGCAGGGCATGGATCGCGAGTTCATCGCCGCGGCCAACGCGGCCCTCTCCGGTCAGGGCCTGTCGTCGTCGCCGGTGCTGGAGGGGCTGGCCTTCGCTCCGGACGGCAGCCTCCCTGAGAACAAGCTCATCGAGAGCTTCGAGCGCCACCGCGCGCAGCTGGGCAGTGAGCCCCTGGCGACCTTCAGGCAGGCGCTCAGCGACATGATGTTCTTCCTGCTCTTCCAGGCCGGTGAGTTGCTGGAGTCTCGCGCGGACGAGGACCTGGCCCGCCGCGTGAAGGAACTGTTGTCCACGCTCGAGGCATCGTGA
- a CDS encoding DsbA family protein has translation MLLSCWKRVVPLLAAAVLTATGCKNPESAAPTGGQSASPAPAPQAPAAPAPAEPAAAPMDPAAAVSGIPGMDFSSLSPTAKRELGTVFNDEFCYCGCPHTLGACLKSHTPCKHARRMAQLAARRVSEGSPATEVILSLSTYYSAFRDPRAQFKVDDRMCMGPAGAPVTVVEFSDFECPYCAKARPVLEAFAKKHAQQVRFCYLPFPLSMHPNAKAAAQAALWARDQGKFWQMHDALFEHQSNLKPDAIAALATSLGLDGAKLAALLKTDAYKEELDGYRGQGRAAGIGGTPSVYFNGRALDLSFVEAEMLSHSLEDELEWSANKNAWAAD, from the coding sequence GTGCTCCTTTCCTGCTGGAAGCGTGTCGTTCCCCTGCTGGCCGCCGCGGTCCTGACGGCCACGGGGTGCAAGAATCCCGAGAGCGCGGCCCCAACGGGGGGGCAGTCGGCGTCGCCCGCCCCGGCCCCGCAGGCTCCCGCCGCTCCGGCCCCGGCCGAGCCGGCCGCCGCGCCCATGGACCCGGCCGCCGCCGTGTCGGGCATCCCGGGCATGGACTTCTCCTCGCTGTCTCCCACGGCGAAGCGGGAGTTGGGCACGGTCTTCAATGACGAGTTCTGCTACTGCGGCTGCCCCCACACGCTGGGCGCCTGTCTGAAGTCGCACACTCCCTGCAAGCACGCCCGGCGCATGGCGCAGCTGGCCGCGCGCAGGGTGTCGGAGGGAAGCCCGGCCACCGAGGTCATCCTCTCCCTGTCGACGTACTACTCCGCCTTCCGCGACCCGCGGGCGCAGTTCAAGGTGGATGACCGGATGTGCATGGGCCCGGCCGGCGCGCCGGTGACGGTGGTGGAGTTCTCCGACTTCGAGTGCCCGTATTGCGCCAAGGCCCGCCCGGTGCTGGAGGCCTTCGCCAAGAAGCACGCGCAGCAGGTGCGCTTCTGCTACCTGCCGTTCCCCCTGTCCATGCACCCCAACGCGAAGGCGGCCGCCCAGGCGGCGCTGTGGGCGCGGGACCAGGGCAAGTTCTGGCAGATGCACGACGCGCTCTTCGAGCACCAGTCCAACCTCAAGCCAGATGCGATTGCCGCCCTGGCGACGTCGCTGGGCCTGGATGGCGCGAAGCTGGCGGCGTTGCTGAAGACGGACGCGTATAAGGAAGAGCTGGACGGCTACCGCGGCCAGGGCCGCGCGGCGGGCATTGGCGGCACGCCCTCCGTGTACTTCAACGGACGCGCGCTGGACCTGTCCTTCGTGGAGGCGGAGATGCTGTCGCACAGCCTGGAAGACGAGCTGGAGTGGTCCGCCAACAAGAACGCCTGGGCGGCTGACTGA